A part of Paenibacillus donghaensis genomic DNA contains:
- a CDS encoding GerAB/ArcD/ProY family transporter — protein sequence MGKETIPSGHSVSIIILFVTGTSLFMGVAGSSGNSSWISILFAMVLAFPLMLLYARLHTLFPGRDLFDMLITVFGGILGRLFSCLYIWYAMHLGALILRNFGEFSKTVALTATPMLAPMLCIGLLCIWVVKAGLEVLGRSAKFLVLLTIAATVIVQLLCIPKFQFHHLLPLIDNGWPLVFTDTMGTFTFPFAEIVVFLGAFTVLPEKANARKIMLGGLFYSGGIILLVSLRNLLMLGPDTLSTLYFPTYVAISRINVGDFLTRIEGSVSFIFVTAIFVKVSLCLYMASNGVAKIFKLKSYRSVVLQIGLIMIYFADFVYKDIMEMQYFAYHIYKIYALPFQVGIPLVLWVCAEIAAKRNKRKKEAAAQH from the coding sequence ATGGGAAAGGAAACGATACCCTCAGGACACTCCGTCAGTATTATCATCCTGTTTGTTACAGGGACATCCTTGTTTATGGGGGTAGCGGGCTCCTCCGGCAACAGCAGCTGGATTTCCATCCTGTTTGCGATGGTGCTGGCATTTCCGCTGATGCTGCTGTATGCGCGCCTGCATACGCTTTTTCCGGGCCGGGATCTGTTTGATATGCTGATCACTGTCTTTGGCGGGATACTCGGCAGGTTATTCTCCTGTCTGTATATCTGGTATGCCATGCATCTGGGAGCGCTAATATTGCGTAATTTCGGAGAATTCAGCAAGACGGTTGCTTTAACCGCCACTCCGATGTTAGCCCCTATGTTATGCATAGGGCTGTTATGTATCTGGGTGGTCAAGGCGGGGCTTGAGGTGCTTGGAAGAAGCGCCAAGTTTCTGGTGCTGCTGACCATTGCGGCTACGGTCATTGTTCAGCTGTTATGTATCCCCAAGTTTCAGTTCCATCATCTGCTGCCGCTGATCGACAACGGATGGCCGTTGGTCTTCACGGATACTATGGGGACCTTCACCTTTCCGTTTGCCGAGATTGTCGTTTTTTTGGGGGCGTTTACAGTGCTGCCGGAGAAGGCGAATGCGAGGAAAATCATGCTGGGCGGATTGTTTTACTCGGGGGGCATTATTCTTCTGGTCTCGCTGCGCAATCTGCTGATGCTGGGACCGGATACGCTTTCTACGCTGTATTTTCCTACTTATGTAGCGATCAGCCGGATCAATGTGGGTGATTTCCTGACTAGAATTGAGGGTTCGGTGTCGTTTATCTTTGTGACGGCTATCTTTGTTAAGGTAAGTCTCTGTCTGTATATGGCCAGCAATGGGGTAGCCAAGATATTCAAGCTGAAGAGCTACCGATCCGTGGTGCTGCAGATCGGGCTGATTATGATTTATTTCGCCGATTTCGTATATAAGGATATTATGGAGATGCAGTATTTCGCCTATCATATCTATAAAATATATGCGCTTCCCTTCCAGGTAGGGATCCCGCTGGTTCTGTGGGTCTGCGCAGAGATTGCCGCGAAGAGAAACAAACGGAAGAAGGAAGCGGCAGCACAGCATTAA
- a CDS encoding alpha/beta family hydrolase, whose translation MSVSHILMPSHWGREVIHKHIKQEGAKALAIIFPGKNYSAERPLLEYAAKAAREHECDLLLLEYGYQSARADFRREEMEIVVEECKAAIASLPEYEKTLMIGKSMGTLIAGRVAQELGLQQLSSFLYLTPLPEAIPLIRQSRGTVIYGSSDPLFSEQHAAEIGGVPGLQVYRIDDANHSLEVGAVSESLAVLLVIVNFYHSFLRDALQGS comes from the coding sequence ATGAGCGTCAGCCATATTTTGATGCCCTCTCATTGGGGTAGAGAAGTGATCCATAAGCATATCAAGCAAGAAGGAGCCAAGGCATTGGCCATTATATTTCCCGGCAAAAATTACTCCGCCGAACGTCCGCTGCTGGAATACGCAGCCAAGGCGGCACGTGAGCATGAATGCGACCTACTACTGCTGGAGTACGGGTATCAGAGTGCGCGGGCGGATTTCCGCCGCGAAGAGATGGAGATCGTAGTCGAGGAATGCAAGGCGGCCATTGCCTCCTTGCCGGAATATGAGAAGACGCTGATGATCGGCAAAAGTATGGGTACCCTCATTGCCGGCAGAGTTGCCCAGGAGCTCGGCCTTCAACAGCTGTCATCCTTCCTGTATCTGACTCCGCTGCCGGAGGCCATTCCGCTGATCCGGCAGAGCCGGGGTACAGTGATTTACGGCAGCAGCGATCCCTTGTTCAGTGAGCAGCATGCCGCTGAAATCGGCGGTGTGCCGGGGCTGCAGGTCTATCGGATCGATGATGCCAATCATTCACTGGAAGTAGGCGCGGTCAGCGAATCGCTGGCGGTGCTGCTGGTTATTGTTAATTTCTATCACAGCTTCTTGCGGGATGCGCTGCAGGGGAGCTAG
- a CDS encoding phosphotransferase family protein — protein sequence MVLEAAKRPEGSTLIGQGRTAEIWQHEGTTILKLYRNDVPVQDMEREYKISQYVHSRGVPTPQPLEWLDTGEQRGIVYQQIHGPSLLKLIGKAPWKARQYGRQLAGLHCELHAVEAGEDIGRQKEHLRWNITAAPMLGTEEKTRILAGLDQLPEGRRLCHGDFHPDNVLLDGQLWVIDWMNGIAGEPAADAARSWLLCSVGTPPPGSSLFMRWVLKFIRLGLCGAYTKEYLRLSGYSLSELERWIVPVAAARLNEGVPVSEKEQLVRIIRKRLQAEDKKQTRH from the coding sequence ATGGTCCTAGAAGCGGCTAAGCGGCCCGAGGGCAGCACGTTGATCGGTCAAGGCCGGACGGCGGAGATCTGGCAGCATGAAGGAACGACGATTCTCAAGCTGTACCGGAATGATGTTCCGGTACAGGACATGGAACGTGAATACAAGATTAGCCAATATGTACATAGCCGGGGAGTTCCCACTCCACAGCCGCTGGAATGGCTTGACACCGGGGAACAACGGGGGATTGTCTACCAGCAGATTCATGGTCCCTCGCTGCTGAAGCTGATCGGCAAGGCTCCCTGGAAGGCGCGCCAGTACGGCAGGCAGCTGGCCGGACTTCACTGCGAGCTTCATGCTGTGGAAGCGGGGGAGGATATTGGCCGGCAGAAGGAGCATCTGCGCTGGAACATTACCGCGGCCCCGATGCTGGGAACAGAAGAGAAGACACGGATTCTGGCCGGGCTGGATCAGCTGCCTGAAGGACGGCGGCTCTGCCATGGCGATTTTCACCCGGACAATGTGCTGCTGGACGGACAGCTATGGGTTATTGACTGGATGAACGGGATTGCCGGGGAGCCTGCGGCTGATGCCGCCCGTTCATGGCTCCTGTGCAGTGTGGGGACGCCGCCGCCCGGCTCCTCGCTTTTCATGAGATGGGTTCTAAAGTTTATCCGGCTGGGTCTTTGCGGTGCTTATACCAAAGAATATCTCCGGCTCTCGGGATATTCATTATCCGAGCTGGAGCGCTGGATCGTACCGGTGGCAGCGGCCAGGCTGAACGAAGGGGTTCCGGTTTCGGAGAAGGAGCAGCTGGTTCGGATCATCCGCAAACGCCTGCAGGCAGAGGATAAGAAGCAGACCCGCCATTAA